From Anopheles arabiensis isolate DONGOLA chromosome 3, AaraD3, whole genome shotgun sequence, a single genomic window includes:
- the LOC120899834 gene encoding dnaJ homolog subfamily C member 7 isoform X2 has product MEEVVAIERLAEEKKNSGNDEYKLKRYEAALHLYSEAIHLSPGTAAYYGNRSACYMMLGDYRSALNDVKTAITIDEKYEKGYVRMAKCSLMLGDVIGTEQAIRKFLTLDPSNTALREEIASLKQLRDLNEKAAACYDKKDYRTCLYHCDNAIKIAPGSIQNKLLKAECLAMLERFEEACNIAISIMQTHSTNADAIYVRGLTLYYSDNLEKGLLHFERALMLDPDHKKAKAMRQKAKQLKEKKESGNELWKSGKYRDALATYTEALEIDPQNKDINSKLYYNRALVNSKLGNLREAIADCSSALALNEKYMKALLQRAKLYYNMENYEEAVKDYEKALKSDRSPEVKNLLRDAKFQLKKSKRKDYYKILGVTKQASEDEIKKAYRKRALVHHPDRHANATDEEKKEQERKFKELGEAYTILSDPVKKSRYDSGQDLEEMNHSADIDPQQIYRQFFFPSDYGFGGFQGGGGGNSSNFSFHFG; this is encoded by the exons ATGGAGGAAGTTGTGGCAAtcgaaag GCTGGcagaggagaagaaaaactcCGGAAACGATGAGTACAAGCTGAAACGGTACGAGGCGGCACTGCATCTCTACTCGGAAGCGATTCACCTGAGCCCGGGTACGGCCGCCTACTATGGCAACCGTTCAGCCTGCTACATGATGCTCGGCGACTATCGGTCCGCCCTGAACGATGTGAAGACGGCCATCACGATCGACGAGAAGTACGAGAAGGGATACGTCCGTATGGCCAAATGTTCCCTGATGCTCG GCGATGTCATCGGTACGGAGCAAGCGATTCGCAAGTTTCTCACGCTGGATCCCTCGAACACGGCACTGCGGGAGGAGATTGCCAGTCTGAAGCAGCTGCGCGATCTGAACGAGAAGGCGGCCGCCTGCTACGATAAGAAGGACTATCGCACCTGTCTGTACCATTGCGATAACGCAATCAAGATTGCACCGGGCAGCATACAGAACAAGCTGCTGAAGGCGGAGTGCCTCGCGATGCTGGAACGCTTCGAGGAGGCGTGCAACATTGCGATCTCGATCATGCAGACGCACAGCACGAACGCGGACGCGATCTACGTGCGCGGGCTGACGCTGTACTACAGCGACAACCTGGAGAAGGGGCTGCTGCACTTTGAGCGCGCGCTGATGCTCGACCCGGACCACAAGAAGGCGAAGGCGATGAGGCAGAAAGCGAAACAgctgaaggaaaagaaggaatCGGGTAACGAGCTGTGGAAGTCGGGCAAGTACCGGGACGCGCTGGCAACGTACACGGAGGCGCTCGAGATCGATCCCCAGAACAAGGACATCAACAGCAAGCTGTACTACAACCGGGCGCTGGTGAACTCGAAGCTCGGCAACCTGCGCGAAGCGATTGCGGACTGTTCCAGTGCGCTGGCGCTGAACGAGAAGTACATGAAGGCGCTGCTGCAGCGTGCCAAGCTGTACTACAACATGGAAAACTAcgaggaagcggtgaaggacTACGAAAAGGCGCTCAAGTCGGACCGTTCGCCGGAGGTGAAGAATTTGCTGCGCGACGCCAAGTTCCAGCTGAAGAAGTCGAAGCGCAAGGACTACTACAAAATACTGGGCGTCACGAAGCAGGCGTCGGAGGATGAGATTAAGAAGGCGTACCGCAAGCGGGCACTCGTGCACCATCCCGACCGGCACGCGAACGCGACGGacgaggagaagaaggagcaGGAGCGCAAGTTTAAGGAGCTCGGCGAAGCGTACACGATACTGTCGGATCCGGTGAAGAAATCGCGCTACGACAGTGGCCAGGACCTGGAGGAGATGAACCACAGCG CCGACATCGATCCGCAGCAAATCTATCGACAGTTCTTCTTCCCGTCCGACTACGGGTTCGGCGGCTTCcagggcggtggcggtggcaacAGTTCCAActtttcgttccatttcgGTTAA
- the LOC120899835 gene encoding uncharacterized protein LOC120899835, with amino-acid sequence MAKLRSIFKKHLIPNLERKCRLCLSDKEIVQSIFQSDNSKETTDTLIEKIFECTAIMLSKDYDYPSPICEDCALKLDEFLLFRTKCLRSNEIYRFNRLHKQRLLFTRKPITTEDRGGIPCEKLDSESTASTDEPEVTGGVSGDVYPNEEITIPLPCSVPAVVIAEASGSSSSDSRTVIEQERCTAEGDPEQDHSSIVTLTLQNGEEEVTESPSIQQQQHQQQENETGCNGNHQGSASSGLDEPEVEEIPRWKKPPDPDDSESTGRLSPAPVVLLVDETDTTISEAEDVEEVILIPAELLDPSPTTGDELERVEMIGDVKFPIETIEQLDQLERLVRTCDTARERYITLLRRLKTHDTSLSDTYQRLFADRLLIHYNYDGISPKYNKRPLKTLLLFTECMAVAWEDHMDAGRVREAVIEAVRKSHNRYNQYNHRKRASYEWL; translated from the exons ATGGCAAAGTTACGAAGCATCTTCAA AAAACACCTGATCCCTAATCTGGAGCGCAAATGTCGCCTGTGCCTGTCGGATAAGGAAATCGTACAGTCGATCTTCCAGTCGGACAACAGCAAGGAAACAACCGACACGCTAATAGAGAAGATCTTCGAATGTACCGCAATCATG CTCTCCAAAGATTACGACTACCCTTCCCCTATCTGCGAGGACTGTGCACTAAAGCTGGACGAGTTCTTGCTATTTCGCACGAAATGCTTGCGAAGCAACGAGATCTACCGATTCAATCGACTTCACAAGCAGCGGCTTCTGTTTACCAGAAAACCAATCACGACAGAGGACCGTGGTGGAATACCCTGTGAAAAGCTGGATAGTGAGTCTACTGCATCAACAGACGAGCCGGAGGTTACTGGTGGTGTTAGTGGTGATGTGTATCCCAACGAGGAAATTACTATCCCTTTGCCCTGCTCAGTTCCTGCCGTGGTCATTGCCGAGGCGAGTGGATCGAGCAGCTCAGACAGTCGGACAGTTATCGAGCAGGAACGATGTACTGCCGAAGGTGATCCGGAACAGGATCACAGTTCGATCGTGACGCTAACGTTGCAAAACGGAGAGGAAGAAGTTACGGAAAGTCCCtcaatacaacaacaacagcatcagcaacaagAGAATGAAACGGGATGTAACGGGAACCATCAAGGTTCGGCCTCGTCCGGGTTGGACGAACCAGAGGTTGAGGAGATCCCGCGTTGGAAGAAGCCACCGGATCCGGACGATAGTGAAAGCACCGGACGGTTATCTCCCGCACCCGTAGTACTTCTCGTGGATGAAACGGACA CTACCATAAGTGAGGCTGAAGATGTTGAGGAAGTGATACTAATACCTGCCGAGCTGCTGGACCCTTCCCCGACGACAGGTGACGAACTGGAACGGGTGGAGATGATCGGAGACGTAAAGTTCCCGATCGAAACGATTGAGCAGCTCGACCAGTTGGAACGATTAGTTCGAACGTGCGATACGGCGAGGGAGCGCTAT ATCACTCTGCTGCGACGGCTGAAAACACACGATACCTCGCTCAGTGACACATATCAACGGTTGTTTGCGGACCGGCTGCTGATCCACTACAACTACGATGGCATCTCGCCTAAGTACAACAAACGACCACTGAAAACGTTGCTACTGTTCACCGAATGTATGGCTG TGGCCTGGGAGGACCATATGGATGCCGGTAGGGTTAGGGAAGCTGTAATTGAGGCTGTGAGAAAATCCCATAATCGCTACAATCAGTACAACCATCGGAAG CGTGCCAG CTACGAATGGTTATAG
- the LOC120899837 gene encoding uncharacterized protein LOC120899837 — protein MSRCKPPKPVSFPTPIRYEWSKAYLARPKDNLIAHPDSLLKHPFRPSFEKHGDPTMDCLLDWSYARIWHSEAEAFRLNRTFTEKPAPKKKFPIYANRKAPLVEVSKERFNMRRFQNVPAKVETRRTAAAPLRPLCTF, from the exons ATGTCCCGCTGCAAACCACCGAAACCGGTGTCCTTTCCCACGCCGATACGCTACGAATGGAGCAAGGCGTACCTGGCCCGACCGAAGGATAACCTCATCGCCCATCCGGACAGCTTGCTGAAGCATCCGTTCCGGCCATCGTTTGAGAAG catgGTGATCCAACTATGGACTGTCTGCTCGACTGGTCGTACGCCAGAATTTGGCACTCGGAGGCGGAAGCGTTTCGCCTGAACCGGACGTTTACGGAAAAACCGGCACCGAAGAAGAAGTTTCCGATCTACGCGAACCGTAAAGCGCCACTGGTGGAGGTGAGCAAGGAACGGTTCAACATGCGACGGTTCCAGAATGTGCCGGCCAAGGTGGAAACACGGCGTACCGCAGCAGCTCCATTGCGCCCGTTGTGTACTTTTTGA